Proteins from a genomic interval of Nautilia sp. PV-1:
- a CDS encoding magnesium transporter CorA family protein, whose product MKFKINKYLIDDIENKDHPSDFEVVSDYSILILRLPFIDKEAVEVVSYAFLIKDGKVYKYDRKTKEFEMLGTFSDLYDYLDTRIDKILAKISKLHIAIAKMEDELYENDMPVDFSNNWLKFKKELVLIERLMGHSLIAFERFIKYYKNSIDELAFKDLAEHIDRAFRFSKNAIEKLDYLYEFFKAKQDEKMNNIMFILTILSAIFLPLTLITGFFGMNTGGLPFTQDPSGTLKAIGISLLFEVPFVFFIWKMMKS is encoded by the coding sequence ATGAAATTTAAAATAAACAAGTATTTAATAGATGATATTGAAAACAAAGACCATCCGAGCGATTTTGAAGTAGTGAGCGATTATTCCATACTGATATTAAGACTGCCTTTTATAGATAAAGAAGCTGTTGAAGTGGTTTCATATGCGTTTTTGATAAAAGACGGCAAGGTTTATAAATACGACAGAAAAACTAAAGAATTTGAAATGCTTGGCACATTCAGCGATCTTTATGATTATCTCGATACGAGAATAGATAAAATTTTGGCTAAAATCAGTAAACTGCACATAGCTATTGCAAAAATGGAAGATGAACTTTATGAAAATGATATGCCTGTTGATTTTTCAAATAACTGGCTTAAATTTAAAAAAGAGCTTGTATTGATAGAAAGGCTTATGGGACATTCATTAATAGCGTTTGAGAGATTTATAAAATATTACAAAAACAGTATTGACGAACTTGCATTTAAAGATTTAGCCGAGCATATCGACAGGGCTTTCAGGTTTTCGAAAAATGCAATTGAAAAACTGGATTATTTATATGAATTTTTTAAAGCAAAGCAGGATGAAAAGATGAATAATATAATGTTTATTTTAACGATTCTTTCGGCCATATTCTTACCGCTGACATTGATAACTGGATTTTTCGGGATGAATACGGGAGGGCTTCCTTTTACCCAGGATCCGAGCGGAACGCTTAAAGCCATAGGGATTTCCCTTCTTTTTGAAGTGCCTTTTGTGTTTTTTATATGGAAAATGATGAAAAGTTAA
- a CDS encoding SDR family NAD(P)-dependent oxidoreductase — translation MNFIEGKIALITGATSGIGKATAKALNNMGVNLILTGRDEKKLNELKNTLEVQTLTFTFDVRDKEAVTQTIKEILQITHIDILINNAGLALGLEPIDEGNPEDWDIMIDTNIKGVLYVTKPIFRHMKERNEGHIVNLGSVAGKTAYTGGNVYCATKAALHSLNDSMNIDAYGTNIKVTNIAPGAVETEFSNVRFKGDKKKAKKVYEGFTPLSAEDIANTIICALNTPPHVNIQYIDIMPTNQRNPYMLYRES, via the coding sequence ATGAATTTCATAGAAGGCAAAATTGCGTTAATTACGGGAGCCACCTCGGGAATAGGCAAAGCAACGGCAAAAGCGTTAAACAACATGGGTGTAAATCTGATTTTAACCGGAAGAGATGAAAAAAAACTCAATGAACTAAAAAACACCCTTGAAGTACAGACTCTTACATTTACTTTTGACGTGAGAGATAAAGAAGCCGTAACACAGACAATCAAAGAAATTTTACAAATAACACACATAGATATTCTTATTAACAACGCCGGGCTGGCTTTAGGACTTGAACCGATCGATGAAGGAAATCCCGAAGACTGGGACATAATGATTGACACAAACATCAAAGGGGTCCTTTACGTAACAAAACCGATATTCAGACACATGAAAGAAAGAAATGAAGGGCATATAGTAAATTTAGGCTCCGTCGCGGGTAAAACTGCATACACAGGCGGTAATGTATACTGTGCTACAAAAGCGGCACTACATTCTCTGAATGACAGTATGAATATCGATGCATACGGAACAAATATAAAAGTCACAAACATTGCACCCGGAGCAGTTGAAACTGAATTTTCAAACGTAAGATTTAAAGGTGACAAGAAAAAGGCAAAAAAAGTTTATGAAGGATTTACGCCTTTAAGCGCTGAGGATATTGCAAATACAATAATATGTGCATTAAATACTCCGCCTCACGTAAACATTCAGTATATCGACATAATGCCTACGAATCAGAGAAATCCGTATATGCTGTACAGGGAGTCTTAA
- a CDS encoding phosphatase PAP2 family protein, whose amino-acid sequence MKPDINKQILITVIIIIITILFFAFTNVDEKTQNIFYNFHTHSWILNRDAQPWKFIFYDGIKKLLILVAIGFLVAFFIPKFKPYKKGILIVILSAIIVPVFIGFLKKETNMPCPKNRIEYGGVYPKTYVWQHYPKNFHKSKIKCWPAGHASGGFALLSLFFLFENRRNKFLALILGLSVGWAMGLYKMLIGDHFLSHTILTMEFAWLLILIIAKIVHKFYKTPEFVNKD is encoded by the coding sequence GTGAAACCAGATATTAATAAACAGATTTTGATTACGGTAATTATTATTATCATTACTATACTGTTTTTCGCATTTACAAATGTAGATGAAAAAACCCAAAATATATTTTATAATTTTCATACGCATTCATGGATTTTAAACAGAGATGCACAGCCTTGGAAGTTTATTTTTTACGATGGCATAAAAAAATTATTAATACTTGTTGCTATCGGATTTTTAGTCGCCTTTTTCATCCCCAAATTCAAACCTTATAAAAAAGGCATTTTGATTGTGATTTTATCCGCTATTATAGTCCCTGTATTTATTGGGTTTTTAAAAAAAGAAACTAATATGCCGTGCCCTAAAAACAGAATAGAATACGGAGGAGTATATCCAAAAACATATGTATGGCAACACTATCCCAAAAATTTTCATAAATCTAAAATCAAATGCTGGCCGGCAGGCCATGCAAGTGGCGGCTTTGCACTGCTTAGCCTCTTTTTTTTATTTGAAAACAGAAGAAACAAATTTTTAGCATTAATACTGGGATTAAGTGTAGGATGGGCAATGGGACTGTACAAAATGTTAATCGGAGATCATTTTTTAAGCCATACTATTTTAACAATGGAGTTTGCCTGGCTTTTAATTTTAATTATTGCCAAAATAGTCCATAAATTTTATAAAACGCCGGAATTTGTCAATAAAGATTAG
- the trpA gene encoding tryptophan synthase subunit alpha produces the protein MKKLIAYITTGYPDKNFTVDLIYSLKENGVDGIELGLPFSDPVADGPIIQEVNKRALEKGYKIQDTFYVTEQIAKNLDTYWMGYFNNFYHKGYDFMTQKAEEYGVKGFIIPDLPYEEAVIYEDKFPLISFVAPTDSKERIKQILKNPKEFIYMVAYAGITGAEKQEDLSEIIKTIKEITDTPLYIGFGVNEKTAREKSQGVDGVIVGSAFVKVLLEDISNSEKIKKISSIAKIIKEEINI, from the coding sequence ATGAAAAAATTAATTGCATATATAACAACCGGCTATCCCGATAAAAATTTTACCGTTGATCTGATTTATTCATTAAAAGAAAACGGTGTTGACGGAATCGAACTTGGGCTTCCTTTTTCTGACCCCGTTGCAGACGGCCCTATTATTCAAGAAGTAAACAAAAGAGCTCTTGAAAAGGGTTACAAAATTCAAGACACCTTCTATGTAACTGAACAAATAGCAAAAAACCTTGACACCTACTGGATGGGATACTTTAACAACTTCTATCACAAAGGCTATGACTTTATGACTCAAAAAGCAGAAGAATACGGGGTTAAAGGTTTTATAATTCCTGATTTACCCTATGAAGAAGCAGTAATTTACGAAGACAAATTCCCTTTAATCTCATTCGTCGCCCCGACAGACAGCAAAGAAAGAATTAAACAAATTTTAAAAAACCCTAAAGAATTTATATATATGGTAGCCTATGCCGGTATAACCGGTGCGGAAAAACAGGAAGATTTGAGCGAAATCATAAAAACTATAAAAGAGATTACAGACACGCCGTTATATATCGGTTTCGGTGTAAACGAAAAAACTGCACGAGAAAAATCTCAAGGCGTTGACGGCGTTATTGTCGGAAGCGCATTTGTAAAAGTTCTGCTTGAAGATATCAGCAATTCCGAAAAAATAAAAAAAATATCCTCAATAGCAAAGATCATCAAAGAAGAAATCAATATTTAA
- the panB gene encoding 3-methyl-2-oxobutanoate hydroxymethyltransferase codes for MKNTLNKLYKKEKLTMITAYDALFAKIFDDIADIILVGDSLNMSFLGESDTLNATVDQMIYHTRAVCNGAKKAYIVCDMPFGSYITPQKALENAVRIYKETKADGVKLEGGAEKAEQVKLLTDNAIAVVGHIGLMPQFSRSEGGYIVKGKDEDSRKKLLEDAKAIEEAGAVMLVIEGVKEDVAREITESVKIPTIGIGAGRYTTGQVLVWSDMLGFFEDFKPKFVRRYLNGAELVRDAVKKYVDDVNNGRFPGEEEIY; via the coding sequence ATGAAAAATACGCTAAACAAGCTTTATAAAAAAGAAAAACTTACAATGATTACGGCATATGATGCGTTATTTGCGAAAATTTTTGATGATATTGCTGATATTATTTTGGTAGGCGACAGTTTAAATATGAGCTTTTTAGGAGAAAGCGATACTTTAAATGCTACTGTAGACCAGATGATATATCATACCCGTGCCGTATGTAACGGAGCAAAAAAAGCGTATATCGTATGTGATATGCCGTTTGGCAGTTATATAACACCTCAAAAAGCTCTTGAAAACGCCGTAAGAATTTACAAAGAGACAAAAGCCGATGGCGTAAAGCTTGAAGGCGGTGCAGAAAAAGCCGAGCAAGTAAAGCTTTTAACTGACAACGCAATTGCGGTAGTGGGGCATATCGGGCTTATGCCGCAGTTTAGCCGAAGCGAAGGCGGATATATTGTAAAAGGAAAAGATGAAGATTCAAGAAAAAAACTCCTTGAAGATGCCAAAGCTATAGAAGAAGCCGGGGCGGTAATGCTGGTAATAGAAGGCGTAAAAGAAGACGTGGCGCGTGAGATTACCGAAAGCGTGAAAATACCTACTATAGGAATAGGTGCAGGAAGATATACAACCGGGCAGGTGCTGGTATGGAGTGATATGCTCGGGTTTTTTGAAGACTTTAAACCGAAATTCGTGCGCCGCTATCTAAACGGTGCGGAGCTTGTAAGAGATGCCGTAAAAAAATACGTAGATGACGTAAACAACGGAAGATTTCCGGGCGAAGAGGAAATATATTAA
- the ruvB gene encoding Holliday junction branch migration DNA helicase RuvB → MRIVEVEKVSFDEAYEKSLRPQNLDEYIGQEQIKKNLKVFIEAAKKRGDSLDHILFFGPPGLGKTTLANIIANEMGSSLKTISAPMLEKSGDLAAILTNLEDGDILFIDEIHRLKAAIEEVLYSAMEDFRLDIVIGSGPAAQTIKLDVAKFTLIGATTRAGMLSNPLRDRFGMSFRLNFYNHEELAEIIRLASHKLDKDIVPDAAIEIAKRSRGTPRIALRLLKRVRDFSEIKDEKTITHNTTKYALDELGINEHGFDELDIKFLTLLADAKKPLGLSTIAAALSEDEGTIEEVIEPFLLANGFIEKTPKGRIATRKAYEILRFPPGSLF, encoded by the coding sequence ATGAGAATTGTTGAAGTAGAAAAGGTCAGTTTCGACGAGGCTTATGAGAAATCTTTAAGGCCTCAGAATCTTGATGAATATATCGGTCAGGAGCAGATTAAAAAAAATCTTAAGGTTTTTATAGAAGCGGCAAAAAAAAGAGGCGATTCTTTGGATCATATTCTGTTTTTCGGACCTCCGGGACTAGGTAAAACAACATTGGCAAACATAATAGCAAATGAAATGGGAAGCTCTCTTAAAACCATTTCGGCTCCTATGCTTGAAAAGTCCGGCGATTTGGCTGCGATTTTAACGAACCTGGAAGACGGGGATATTTTATTTATTGACGAAATACACAGATTAAAGGCGGCAATCGAAGAGGTGCTTTATTCCGCAATGGAGGATTTTAGGCTGGATATCGTAATCGGAAGCGGTCCTGCAGCCCAGACTATTAAACTCGATGTTGCGAAATTTACCCTTATAGGTGCGACAACTAGAGCGGGAATGCTTTCTAATCCTCTTCGTGACAGGTTCGGAATGAGTTTCAGACTGAATTTTTACAATCATGAAGAACTGGCTGAAATTATACGGCTTGCAAGTCATAAATTAGATAAAGATATCGTACCCGATGCGGCTATCGAAATAGCAAAACGCTCAAGAGGGACTCCTAGAATTGCCCTAAGACTGCTTAAAAGGGTAAGGGATTTTTCTGAAATAAAAGATGAAAAAACAATTACGCATAATACAACCAAATACGCTCTTGATGAACTGGGAATCAACGAACACGGTTTTGACGAACTTGATATTAAGTTTTTAACACTTCTTGCCGATGCGAAAAAACCTTTGGGACTTTCGACAATCGCAGCGGCATTAAGTGAAGACGAGGGAACTATTGAAGAGGTTATAGAACCGTTTTTGCTGGCTAACGGGTTTATAGAAAAAACACCCAAAGGCAGGATAGCAACAAGAAAAGCATATGAAATATTAAGATTTCCTCCGGGGAGTCTTTTTTAA